One genomic window of Candidatus Nealsonbacteria bacterium includes the following:
- the rpmA gene encoding 50S ribosomal protein L27 yields MAKTKGGGATKLGRDSNPKYLGVKAFEGEKVKIGMIIIKQRGTKFLPGKNVKRGGDDTIYAIKEGKVKFKTTKKKNFNGSQRLVKIVNVE; encoded by the coding sequence ATGGCAAAAACAAAAGGTGGAGGCGCAACAAAATTAGGAAGAGATTCAAACCCAAAGTATTTGGGAGTTAAAGCGTTTGAAGGTGAAAAAGTTAAAATTGGCATGATTATTATTAAACAAAGGGGAACGAAATTTTTACCGGGAAAAAACGTTAAACGCGGCGGAGACGACACTATTTATGCCATAAAAGAAGGCAAAGTAAAATTTAAAACCACTAAAAAGAAAAATTTTAACGGCTCTCAAAGATTGGTAAAGATTGTTAACGTGGAATAA
- a CDS encoding CTP synthase, producing the protein MARYIFVMGGVMSGIGKGITTASIGKILQGKGFKVTATKIDPYINVDAGTMNPVEHGEVFVTQDGVECDQDIGNYERYLDENLTSDNYITTGRVYQAVINRERNLEYNGRCVEVVPDIPNEVIARIKRAAKKTKADFILIEVGGTAGEYQNSLFLEAGRMMKLEKSKDVLFVLVGYLPVPDSLGEMKTKPTQQAVKWLNMAGIQPGLIIARSKFPLDEPRKRKISIFCNVAKEDVFSSPDVKSVYEIPLNFEKDNLGNRVLKRFELKSRKTDLKDWQKIVSNIKASKKPVKIAMVGKYFETGKFTLMDSYISIIEAIKHACWHFKRKPEITWLSAEAYEKNPKIVQELKNFDGLIVPGGFGTRGVEGKIKAIEYCRKNKIPYFGLCFGMQLATIEFARNVCGLKGATSAEFKPKGENKVIDIMPDQKVLLKEKKYGGTMRLGEYSCEIKPKTISARAYGKNLISERHRHRYEVNDIFREILEKNGLVIAGNNPQRNLVEIIELKSHPFFVGTQFHPEFKSRPIRPHPLFKEFIRACIK; encoded by the coding sequence ATGGCACGTTATATTTTTGTCATGGGCGGAGTAATGTCTGGCATCGGCAAAGGAATTACTACGGCTTCCATCGGAAAAATTTTACAGGGCAAGGGTTTTAAAGTAACGGCAACCAAGATCGACCCCTATATCAATGTTGATGCCGGAACAATGAATCCTGTTGAACATGGAGAAGTTTTTGTGACCCAAGACGGAGTGGAGTGCGACCAAGATATTGGAAACTACGAAAGATATTTGGACGAAAATTTAACCAGCGATAATTATATTACAACGGGCAGGGTTTATCAGGCGGTGATTAACCGAGAAAGAAATTTGGAATATAACGGCCGTTGCGTTGAAGTAGTCCCCGATATTCCCAATGAAGTAATCGCCAGAATTAAAAGAGCAGCCAAAAAAACCAAGGCTGATTTTATTTTAATTGAAGTCGGAGGAACAGCAGGTGAATATCAAAACTCACTTTTTTTGGAAGCCGGCAGAATGATGAAACTGGAAAAATCCAAAGATGTTCTTTTTGTATTAGTGGGATACTTGCCGGTTCCCGATAGCCTGGGAGAGATGAAAACCAAACCCACCCAGCAGGCGGTAAAATGGCTGAACATGGCCGGTATCCAGCCCGGTCTTATAATCGCTCGCAGTAAATTTCCCTTAGACGAGCCCCGTAAAAGAAAAATATCTATTTTTTGCAATGTTGCCAAAGAAGATGTTTTTTCTTCTCCCGATGTAAAATCAGTTTATGAAATTCCCCTTAACTTTGAAAAAGACAATCTGGGAAACCGGGTTTTGAAAAGATTCGAATTAAAATCGAGAAAAACCGATTTAAAAGATTGGCAAAAGATAGTCAGCAATATTAAAGCATCAAAGAAGCCGGTAAAAATTGCGATGGTGGGAAAATATTTCGAAACCGGAAAATTTACCCTAATGGATTCTTATATTTCAATAATTGAAGCGATAAAACACGCTTGCTGGCATTTTAAGAGAAAACCGGAAATTACTTGGCTTTCAGCCGAAGCTTACGAAAAAAATCCGAAAATCGTTCAAGAATTAAAAAACTTTGACGGCTTAATAGTGCCGGGCGGGTTTGGCACTAGAGGCGTTGAGGGAAAAATAAAAGCCATTGAATATTGCAGAAAAAATAAAATTCCTTATTTCGGGCTTTGTTTCGGCATGCAATTGGCAACCATAGAGTTTGCCAGAAATGTTTGCGGATTAAAAGGCGCCACCTCGGCCGAGTTTAAACCAAAAGGAGAAAATAAAGTGATAGACATAATGCCCGACCAGAAAGTTTTATTAAAAGAAAAAAAATACGGCGGAACAATGAGATTAGGAGAGTATTCTTGCGAGATAAAGCCAAAAACAATTTCGGCCAGAGCTTACGGTAAAAATTTAATTTCAGAAAGACATCGCCATCGCTATGAAGTAAACGACATTTTTAGGGAAATTTTAGAAAAAAATGGATTAGTAATAGCGGGAAATAACCCCCAAAGAAATTTAGTCGAGATTATTGAATTGAAAAGTCATCCCTTTTTTGTAGGGACTCAATTTCATCCGGAATTTAAATCAAGACCCATCAGGCCTCATCCTTTATTCAAAGAATTTATTAGGGCTTGTATCAAATAA
- the rplI gene encoding 50S ribosomal protein L9 — translation MKVVLLKDIEKFGKKYEIKEVKEGFARNFLFPKGLAKVATKKNLKEAETKKELEDKKAEEELQKAQKEAEGIEGLEVSIAVKVGDSNQLFESVSPQKISEKLKEMNFNVKKDQIIIREPIKELGEFKVKINFKHNLEAEIKLIITPEETKS, via the coding sequence ATGAAGGTAGTTTTGCTAAAAGATATAGAAAAATTTGGGAAAAAATACGAAATAAAAGAGGTAAAAGAGGGATTTGCCAGAAATTTTTTGTTTCCAAAGGGCCTGGCCAAGGTTGCGACAAAAAAGAATTTAAAAGAAGCTGAAACCAAAAAAGAATTGGAAGATAAAAAAGCCGAAGAAGAATTGCAAAAAGCCCAAAAAGAAGCTGAGGGCATAGAAGGATTGGAAGTTTCAATCGCGGTAAAAGTAGGAGACAGTAATCAACTTTTTGAATCAGTCAGTCCTCAAAAAATTTCAGAAAAATTAAAAGAGATGAATTTTAACGTAAAGAAAGATCAGATTATAATTCGGGAACCCATTAAAGAACTGGGCGAGTTTAAAGTAAAAATTAATTTTAAGCATAATTTAGAGGCGGAAATAAAATTAATAATTACCCCCGAAGAAACTAAATCTTAA
- a CDS encoding S41 family peptidase has protein sequence MQKRLIFIFLGIFILGIIGSYGIGFYLGNQSKVCAVCKPEYVDFSLFWETWQKVEQKFIEPEKIDVQKMVYGAISGMLNSLKDPYTVFFDPKTSKTFSEDISGKFEGVGMEIGRKNDELKVISPLEGTPAQKAGLRPGDIILEIDGTSTSGMSVEEAVDLIRGPKGTEVTLNIFRDSWKETKKITVARAIIEIPSLKWELKENDIVYIKIFNFTEKSKDDFDKAAFQILKTSGKKIVLDLRNNPGGYLDRAQDIAGWFLKRGEIVTIEDKRGDEKTEYKSQGDGYFANYPIVCLINEGSASAAEILAGALRDNLGIKLIGKKSFGKGTVQELIHLSNDSDLKITIAKWLTPKGESINDVGLKPDIEVDLTEDDYKNEKDPQLDKAIEIIKGM, from the coding sequence ATGCAAAAAAGGCTAATTTTTATTTTTTTAGGAATATTTATTTTAGGAATCATCGGCAGCTATGGAATAGGTTTTTATCTTGGCAACCAATCCAAGGTTTGTGCTGTTTGCAAACCTGAGTATGTGGATTTTTCTTTATTTTGGGAAACCTGGCAGAAAGTAGAACAAAAATTTATTGAACCGGAAAAAATTGATGTCCAGAAAATGGTTTATGGGGCAATTTCCGGCATGTTGAACAGCCTGAAAGACCCTTATACTGTTTTTTTTGACCCGAAAACATCTAAAACGTTTTCCGAGGATATTTCCGGTAAATTCGAAGGGGTGGGAATGGAAATCGGCAGAAAAAACGACGAGCTTAAGGTTATTTCTCCCTTAGAGGGAACTCCGGCCCAAAAAGCCGGTTTGAGGCCCGGCGACATAATTTTAGAGATAGACGGAACCTCAACCTCGGGCATGTCAGTCGAAGAAGCGGTAGATTTGATAAGAGGACCAAAAGGAACAGAAGTTACTTTAAATATTTTCCGCGACAGCTGGAAAGAAACCAAAAAAATAACCGTTGCCAGGGCAATTATTGAAATTCCTTCTTTGAAATGGGAATTAAAAGAAAACGACATCGTTTATATTAAAATTTTTAATTTTACGGAAAAATCAAAAGATGATTTTGACAAAGCGGCTTTCCAGATTTTAAAAACATCCGGGAAAAAAATAGTGCTGGACCTTAGGAACAATCCCGGCGGGTACTTAGACAGGGCCCAGGATATCGCCGGCTGGTTTTTAAAAAGAGGAGAAATTGTGACAATTGAAGATAAAAGGGGAGACGAAAAAACAGAATATAAATCCCAGGGAGACGGTTATTTTGCTAATTATCCCATTGTTTGCCTGATAAACGAGGGCTCGGCTTCAGCCGCTGAAATTTTAGCCGGCGCTTTAAGGGATAATTTAGGGATTAAGCTAATTGGAAAAAAATCTTTCGGCAAGGGAACGGTTCAAGAACTTATTCACCTCTCCAATGATTCTGATTTGAAAATCACTATTGCCAAATGGCTGACCCCGAAAGGAGAATCAATTAATGATGTCGGCTTGAAGCCGGACATTGAAGTGGATTTAACTGAAGATGACTATAAAAATGAAAAAGATCCTCAACTGGACAAAGCGATTGAAATTATAAAAGGCATGTAA
- a CDS encoding tRNA (N(6)-L-threonylcarbamoyladenosine(37)-C(2))-methylthiotransferase, translating to MKKFYLETYGCKLNQSDSDLIRGLLEKDFKETFSPKEADFIVINSCGVVDKTERKIIKRIKSLKGKKIIISGCLPLILPEESKKIALGILGPQNILSIKKAAREVLKGRKFFEVSKKEIDKANYCFLKKRIKNEISAIVPIAEGCLGNCTFCASRNSRGKLKSFSSNNILKEIKFLIDRDFKEIQLTSQDAAIYGLDDKKFLLPELLNKISKISGNFKLRVGMMNPEFAKKIKKELIMAFKSEKIYKFLHLSLQSGDDKILAEMKRGYKAEDFLNIIKEFKTQFKDILLATDVIVGYPGEDGKSFQKTLNIIKKIKPGVLHVFRFSKRKGTFSQGLKDFPERIKKERSRMLNSVWKEINLKENRKFLGKKLEVLVVEKRKNNFLARSPSFRTVILKEGQLGEFKKVKIIGFKENYLIGR from the coding sequence ATGAAAAAATTTTATTTAGAAACTTACGGCTGTAAATTAAACCAGTCAGATTCCGATTTAATCAGAGGCCTTTTAGAAAAAGATTTTAAAGAAACTTTTTCACCAAAGGAAGCTGATTTTATAGTGATTAACTCTTGCGGGGTGGTGGATAAAACTGAAAGAAAAATAATAAAGAGAATAAAATCTTTGAAAGGCAAAAAAATAATCATATCCGGCTGTTTGCCCTTAATCTTACCGGAGGAATCAAAAAAAATAGCCTTGGGAATTCTAGGTCCTCAAAATATTTTATCAATAAAAAAAGCGGCAAGAGAAGTTTTAAAAGGTAGAAAATTTTTCGAAGTTTCAAAAAAAGAAATAGATAAAGCCAATTATTGTTTTTTAAAAAAAAGAATAAAAAATGAAATTTCAGCGATTGTTCCGATAGCCGAGGGTTGTTTAGGCAATTGTACTTTTTGCGCTTCCCGCAACTCAAGAGGGAAATTAAAAAGCTTCAGTTCGAATAATATTTTAAAGGAAATAAAATTTTTAATTGATAGGGATTTTAAAGAGATTCAATTAACCTCCCAAGACGCGGCAATTTACGGTTTGGACGATAAAAAATTTTTATTGCCGGAATTGTTAAATAAAATTTCAAAAATTTCCGGAAACTTTAAGCTGAGAGTGGGAATGATGAATCCGGAATTTGCGAAAAAGATTAAAAAAGAATTAATAATGGCTTTTAAATCAGAAAAAATATATAAATTTTTGCATCTTTCCCTGCAGTCAGGGGATGATAAAATTTTAGCTGAAATGAAAAGGGGATATAAAGCCGAGGATTTTTTGAACATAATAAAAGAATTTAAAACCCAATTTAAAGATATTTTATTGGCAACAGATGTTATTGTGGGTTATCCCGGAGAGGACGGAAAATCTTTCCAAAAAACTTTAAATATTATAAAAAAAATAAAACCGGGAGTTTTGCATGTTTTCAGGTTTTCCAAAAGAAAAGGCACTTTTTCCCAGGGACTCAAAGATTTTCCAGAAAGAATTAAAAAAGAAAGGTCCAGGATGTTGAATAGCGTTTGGAAGGAAATAAACCTTAAAGAAAATAGAAAATTTTTGGGAAAAAAGCTCGAGGTTTTAGTCGTAGAAAAAAGAAAAAATAATTTTCTGGCAAGGTCTCCTTCTTTTAGAACGGTGATTTTGAAAGAAGGGCAATTGGGGGAATTTAAAAAAGTGAAAATAATCGGTTTTAAAGAAAATTATCTGATAGGGAGATAA
- a CDS encoding radical SAM protein, with translation MVQVNFVKIAWAGKHFGEEPPLVGKTGSGAIFFTGCNLRCVYCQNYQISQQNMGRDWSIEELARAMIKLQKEGALNINLVSPTIWAEQIKQAIKKVKKKGLKIPVVWNSNAYESVKLIKNLKGLVDIYLPDFKYGDDALAFKYSGAKNYRELAKETIKEMFLQAGNLKLSKEGIAQKGIIVRHLILPNNIENSKKVLDCVREINKDIFISLMSQYEPLNKAKDFPEIARRITREEFERVYDYQIGLGLKNGWVQEIGSQNVFLPDFKKENPFI, from the coding sequence ATGGTTCAGGTTAATTTTGTAAAAATCGCCTGGGCCGGAAAACATTTTGGCGAGGAACCGCCTTTGGTCGGGAAAACGGGTTCGGGCGCCATTTTTTTTACCGGTTGCAATTTAAGATGCGTTTATTGCCAAAATTACCAGATATCCCAGCAGAACATGGGAAGAGATTGGAGTATAGAAGAACTGGCCCGGGCAATGATTAAATTGCAAAAAGAGGGCGCTTTGAATATTAATTTAGTCAGTCCGACGATCTGGGCGGAACAAATAAAACAAGCAATAAAAAAAGTTAAGAAAAAGGGATTAAAAATTCCCGTTGTTTGGAATTCTAATGCCTACGAGAGCGTCAAGCTCATTAAAAACTTAAAAGGGTTGGTTGATATTTATCTTCCGGATTTTAAATACGGGGATGATGCGTTAGCCTTTAAATATTCCGGAGCAAAAAATTATAGGGAACTGGCAAAAGAAACAATCAAAGAAATGTTTTTACAGGCAGGAAACCTTAAATTATCAAAAGAGGGAATAGCCCAAAAAGGAATTATCGTGAGACATTTAATTTTGCCAAACAATATAGAAAACAGCAAAAAGGTTTTGGATTGCGTCAGAGAAATCAATAAAGATATTTTTATAAGTTTAATGAGCCAATACGAACCCTTAAACAAAGCGAAAGATTTTCCGGAGATTGCCAGAAGGATAACCAGAGAAGAATTTGAAAGGGTTTATGACTATCAAATAGGGTTGGGCTTGAAAAATGGCTGGGTTCAGGAAATAGGAAGCCAAAACGTATTTTTACCCGACTTTAAAAAAGAAAACCCATTTATTTGA
- the greA gene encoding transcription elongation factor GreA yields the protein MPKYLTKEGLEKFKKELEESKTVKRKEISERLKHAASFGDLAENAAYHEAKEAQAFLEDRINELRKIISGAMVVENQKNGRVQIGSSVTISSIDGEEKFQIVEHEEANSFAGKISFQSPLGKLLLGKLEGETVKFQTPQGKIDYKIIKIE from the coding sequence ATGCCTAAATACTTAACTAAAGAGGGTTTGGAAAAATTTAAAAAAGAACTTGAGGAATCAAAAACTGTTAAAAGAAAAGAGATTTCCGAGCGTTTAAAGCACGCCGCTTCTTTCGGCGACCTTGCGGAAAACGCCGCTTATCACGAAGCCAAAGAAGCCCAGGCATTTTTAGAAGATAGGATTAATGAGTTAAGAAAAATTATCTCTGGCGCTATGGTCGTTGAAAACCAAAAAAACGGCAGAGTTCAAATAGGCTCAAGTGTTACCATCAGTTCAATTGACGGAGAAGAAAAATTTCAAATCGTTGAACATGAAGAAGCAAACTCTTTTGCTGGAAAAATTTCTTTTCAATCGCCATTGGGAAAACTTCTTCTAGGTAAACTGGAGGGTGAAACAGTAAAATTTCAAACTCCGCAGGGAAAGATAGATTATAAAATCATTAAAATTGAATAA
- a CDS encoding HAD-IA family hydrolase has product MKKDLVIIFDFDGTITQIMKSPENIVNILAKEFGFKKIKAEEVEKLKEKKAQEVIKLLKIPLMKLPFILIRARSLLSKEIEKLKPFEGIKEVINYLFKNNFEFGILTSNSKENVSNFLKKNEIDIFNFIFSEKSIFGKGKALLGLMKQRKLKPENIIFVGDETRDIEAAKKVKIKTIAVSWGINKEELLKKHNPDYLARTPKDLIGILKNI; this is encoded by the coding sequence ATGAAAAAGGATTTGGTAATAATTTTTGATTTTGACGGAACAATAACCCAAATAATGAAATCTCCCGAGAATATTGTGAACATCTTGGCCAAAGAGTTTGGTTTTAAAAAAATTAAAGCCGAGGAAGTGGAAAAGTTAAAAGAAAAAAAAGCCCAAGAAGTAATTAAGCTTCTGAAAATTCCTTTAATGAAGTTGCCTTTTATATTAATAAGGGCGAGATCTCTTTTGAGCAAAGAAATAGAAAAACTGAAGCCTTTTGAGGGAATAAAGGAAGTCATAAATTATCTTTTTAAAAATAATTTTGAGTTTGGAATATTAACTTCAAACTCAAAAGAAAACGTAAGTAATTTTTTAAAGAAAAACGAAATAGATATTTTTAATTTTATTTTTTCCGAAAAAAGCATTTTTGGCAAAGGGAAAGCTTTGCTTGGGCTAATGAAACAAAGAAAGTTAAAACCGGAAAATATTATTTTTGTAGGAGACGAAACAAGAGACATAGAGGCTGCAAAAAAAGTAAAAATAAAAACTATTGCCGTAAGCTGGGGGATTAATAAAGAAGAGTTATTAAAAAAGCACAATCCCGATTACTTAGCCAGAACTCCCAAAGACTTGATTGGAATATTAAAAAATATTTAA
- a CDS encoding CAP domain-containing protein — translation MKKTKILLIIFFLTLLGFVLFFWNDFSGIYSKLSDNLPKIEKGVTDLIKETGKQISTPPPLRDQTENPQSYLTKAGVIKWTNSQRAKYGLPALKENFVLDETAKKKVDDMFKNQYFAHESLSGFSVDDLADNSGYEFIAIGENLALGNFKDDEALVQAWMDSPGHRDNILNKNYKEIGVSVIKGIFEGKTTWLAVQHFGLPSSACLEPDEQIKSKIEIAQNQIGVIEKLLNNLREEIQNTKIKRGTAYSQKIEEYNNLVLQYNKLINQVKVLVNQYNSQIKLFNECVNSFK, via the coding sequence ATGAAAAAAACAAAGATATTATTGATAATATTTTTCTTAACCCTTCTGGGTTTTGTTTTGTTTTTCTGGAATGATTTTTCGGGAATTTATTCAAAGTTATCGGATAATTTGCCGAAAATTGAAAAAGGGGTTACGGACTTGATAAAAGAAACCGGAAAACAGATTTCCACGCCGCCGCCTCTCAGAGATCAGACAGAGAATCCGCAGTCTTATTTAACAAAAGCCGGGGTGATTAAATGGACTAATAGTCAGAGGGCAAAATACGGTTTGCCAGCCTTAAAGGAAAATTTTGTTTTGGACGAAACAGCCAAGAAAAAAGTTGACGACATGTTTAAAAATCAATATTTTGCCCATGAATCGCTGAGCGGTTTTAGCGTGGATGATTTGGCCGATAACTCCGGCTATGAATTTATCGCCATCGGCGAAAACCTGGCCTTGGGTAATTTTAAAGATGACGAGGCTTTGGTCCAAGCCTGGATGGATAGTCCCGGCCACAGGGACAACATTTTGAATAAAAACTATAAAGAAATCGGGGTATCTGTTATTAAGGGAATTTTTGAGGGAAAAACTACCTGGCTGGCAGTTCAGCATTTCGGATTACCCTCATCGGCTTGTTTAGAGCCCGATGAACAAATTAAATCAAAAATTGAAATAGCCCAAAACCAAATTGGCGTCATTGAAAAACTTTTGAATAATTTAAGAGAAGAAATTCAAAACACAAAAATAAAAAGGGGAACGGCATATTCGCAAAAAATAGAAGAATATAATAATTTGGTTTTGCAATATAACAAGCTTATTAATCAAGTCAAGGTGTTGGTTAACCAATATAATAGCCAAATTAAATTATTTAACGAATGCGTTAATTCTTTCAAATAA
- a CDS encoding VOC family protein — MKYHHVALSVSDLEKSLKFYKEVFGFNEEKRIKREDLRIKAILLKLNPKDDLHLELIQPQKLIENKDDFFNLDILGLKHVCFEVENVDEKHKELKAKGYEVTGIKKGKSIKKYFFIKDPDGFMMEICEK, encoded by the coding sequence ATGAAATATCATCACGTGGCTTTAAGTGTGAGCGATTTGGAAAAATCTTTAAAATTTTATAAAGAAGTTTTTGGATTTAACGAAGAAAAAAGGATTAAAAGAGAAGATCTAAGAATAAAAGCGATTTTGCTTAAATTAAACCCTAAAGATGATTTACATTTAGAATTAATACAGCCTCAAAAACTAATAGAAAACAAAGATGATTTTTTCAACTTAGATATTTTGGGCTTAAAACACGTTTGTTTTGAAGTTGAAAACGTTGATGAAAAACACAAAGAGTTAAAAGCCAAGGGGTATGAAGTTACAGGAATAAAAAAAGGAAAAAGCATTAAGAAATATTTTTTCATAAAAGATCCGGACGGATTCATGATGGAGATTTGTGAAAAATAA